One window of the Lusitaniella coriacea LEGE 07157 genome contains the following:
- a CDS encoding low-complexity tail membrane protein has protein sequence MSFRSEPFLWIHLAGLAVLPLFLELTWLGLAIAESLVPVWLELILLAIVGIVPIAWMQWQKPFDIFSLLFVALQPQQLTSQQRQILRLFKTRKHRVLTLFAVLAMGWALWKLAVFAPLAAPAAARLTQSRGLGLGLAIVGFLGSNLFLQVPISVLGVLLTSNGQFEVTEPLTPEEVSQSVTVLGFRVGNILPTVASNNL, from the coding sequence ATGTCTTTTCGTTCAGAGCCGTTTTTGTGGATTCATCTCGCCGGGTTAGCGGTTTTACCGTTGTTTTTGGAGCTAACTTGGTTGGGATTGGCGATCGCGGAATCCCTCGTTCCCGTTTGGTTGGAGTTGATTTTACTCGCTATTGTGGGGATCGTTCCCATCGCTTGGATGCAGTGGCAAAAGCCTTTTGATATTTTCAGCTTGCTTTTTGTCGCCTTGCAACCCCAACAACTCACGTCCCAACAACGGCAAATTCTCCGCCTCTTCAAAACGCGCAAACATCGCGTCCTAACCCTTTTTGCAGTCTTAGCAATGGGGTGGGCGCTGTGGAAACTGGCTGTCTTTGCCCCCTTAGCCGCCCCAGCCGCCGCTCGGTTGACTCAATCGCGCGGATTGGGTTTGGGGTTAGCGATTGTGGGGTTTTTGGGAAGTAATTTGTTCTTGCAGGTTCCCATCAGCGTTTTGGGGGTGCTGCTGACGAGCAACGGACAATTTGAAGTAACCGAACCCCTAACTCCAGAAGAGGTTTCTCAATCCGTAACGGTTCTGGGTTTTCGGGTGGGTAACATTCTACCGACGGTCGCGAGCAACAATCTTTAA
- a CDS encoding alpha/beta hydrolase — translation MLKNRSGVLHWMGGVFVGAVVLFSAARSRAADHVVLRYSIFQESIAVADLAELAETGEASSSLKTYLKMANREPEELRRALTQEVEIDGVVLYRVLNSLPGEFLLDRIGEIIQAPSTRTSRQALRAAIVSSALPDGKVTLLEAIQNYPTSTVNINGDRIAEIAGQIDRVLGGLPDWPF, via the coding sequence ATGTTAAAGAATCGGTCAGGTGTATTGCATTGGATGGGTGGGGTATTCGTTGGTGCGGTGGTTTTGTTTTCTGCCGCGCGATCGCGCGCTGCGGATCATGTGGTTCTGCGCTACAGTATTTTTCAGGAATCGATTGCCGTGGCAGACCTTGCAGAACTCGCTGAAACCGGAGAAGCATCTTCTTCTTTAAAAACTTATTTGAAGATGGCAAACAGAGAACCCGAAGAACTGCGGCGCGCTCTCACCCAAGAGGTGGAAATTGATGGGGTTGTCCTATATCGAGTCCTCAATAGTTTGCCAGGAGAGTTTTTGCTCGATCGGATTGGGGAGATTATTCAAGCTCCCAGCACTCGCACTAGTCGCCAAGCGCTCCGAGCTGCGATTGTTAGCTCTGCTCTCCCCGATGGAAAGGTAACATTGCTAGAGGCAATCCAAAATTACCCAACTTCCACCGTTAATATTAATGGCGACCGCATTGCTGAGATTGCAGGGCAAATCGATCGAGTCTTGGGAGGATTGCCAGATTGGCCCTTTTGA
- a CDS encoding pentapeptide repeat-containing protein — translation MSQPFEKKYKTLFLFLIPLVWCGFSPTARAWNNTHLARLRQTGRCTHCDLSSVVLIDARLSNTDLRGANLAGADLSRADLRNANLQGANLAGASLMYANLTGANLTRANLQVSSLVRTNFTRAILTGANLSRAKLLEANLGEADLRGALFWDAELGNANLGGANFRGADLRGAKVEPGALSAAQLSGATLPDGRFAP, via the coding sequence ATGAGTCAGCCGTTCGAGAAAAAATACAAAACCTTGTTCCTCTTCCTAATTCCCCTTGTTTGGTGCGGGTTTTCTCCGACTGCAAGGGCGTGGAATAACACCCACTTGGCACGATTGCGGCAAACAGGACGCTGTACCCATTGCGATCTCAGTAGTGTCGTTCTGATTGACGCTCGCTTGAGTAATACCGATTTGCGCGGTGCAAACTTAGCAGGAGCGGATTTGAGTCGCGCGGATTTGAGAAATGCCAATCTCCAAGGCGCAAATTTGGCGGGAGCGAGTTTAATGTATGCCAACCTCACGGGAGCCAACCTAACCAGAGCGAATTTGCAAGTTTCGAGCTTGGTTCGCACGAATTTCACTCGTGCAATTTTAACGGGAGCGAATTTGAGTCGCGCAAAACTGCTTGAGGCAAATTTGGGGGAAGCGGACTTGCGAGGTGCATTATTTTGGGATGCAGAACTGGGAAATGCTAATCTGGGGGGAGCCAATTTTCGCGGTGCGGATTTACGAGGCGCTAAGGTCGAACCCGGTGCTTTGTCTGCGGCTCAATTAAGCGGTGCAACGCTTCCCGACGGTCGTTTTGCGCCCTGA
- a CDS encoding YdcF family protein yields the protein MFLFLSKLLPLFLYPLGLSCILLLLSLVLLWFKPRWTAFPVAFALMILLVASNGWVSNTLVRSLEWKHLPQGELPQADAIVLLGGSLRPISAPRQTVEVSEQGDRALYAAHLYRQKKAPYIIASGGRVQWRGGGPSEASDTEIFLTDIGVPASAIIQEPDSLNTYENAVNVGKILKERNFKRILLVTSAIHMPRSFLIFKRQGIDAIPAPTDFLVTQQLIGEPSTTPQGTLLNLLPEIDRLERTTKAIKEYIGLVVYRQRGWL from the coding sequence GTGTTTCTCTTTCTCTCCAAACTCCTCCCCCTCTTTTTATATCCCCTAGGATTGAGTTGCATCCTACTTTTGCTTTCTCTCGTTTTGCTGTGGTTTAAACCCCGTTGGACCGCATTTCCCGTCGCCTTTGCCTTAATGATTCTCCTCGTTGCCAGCAATGGTTGGGTTAGCAATACCCTCGTGCGCTCCCTTGAATGGAAACACCTTCCCCAAGGAGAACTCCCCCAAGCAGATGCTATTGTCCTCCTTGGCGGCTCTCTCAGACCCATCTCAGCACCCCGCCAAACCGTAGAAGTCAGCGAGCAAGGCGATCGCGCGCTCTATGCCGCGCACCTCTATCGACAAAAAAAAGCCCCCTACATTATCGCCTCTGGGGGGCGCGTACAATGGCGCGGGGGCGGGCCCTCCGAAGCTTCTGATACAGAAATCTTTCTCACGGATATTGGCGTTCCTGCTTCTGCCATTATTCAAGAACCCGACTCCCTCAACACCTACGAAAACGCCGTAAATGTCGGGAAAATTTTGAAGGAGCGTAACTTCAAACGAATTCTACTCGTCACCTCTGCCATTCATATGCCGCGATCCTTTCTCATCTTCAAACGCCAAGGGATCGATGCCATCCCCGCACCCACAGATTTTCTCGTTACCCAGCAACTGATTGGAGAACCCAGTACAACTCCCCAAGGCACACTGCTCAATCTCCTACCGGAAATCGACCGCTTGGAACGAACGACAAAGGCAATTAAAGAATATATCGGGTTAGTCGTTTATCGCCAGCGTGGATGGCTGTGA
- a CDS encoding pathogenesis-related family 1 protein, whose amino-acid sequence MLEKLTASFAVLGLGLVLTPLACAQNPTLLPLINSRPSTLVTQQPTFSLDGKPVYVLRDGEWREARLMGWNWSRHGGERYKVLYLEDNRIEQSVARDRVRSLKESQQAGIATNVYDLSSSTGVEQMLAAHNQLRANVNVAPLRWSPQLASYAQEWAEKLLREDKFEHRSNSSYGENLAFAGGQQFSPQRVVEMWGSEARDYNYATNRCATGKVCGHYTQIVWQNTTEVGCGMARGNNKEIWVCNYNPPGNFRGQKPY is encoded by the coding sequence ATGCTCGAAAAATTAACCGCTTCCTTCGCCGTTCTGGGTTTAGGTTTGGTTCTAACCCCTTTGGCTTGCGCCCAAAATCCGACCCTCCTCCCTTTAATCAATAGTCGTCCCTCAACCCTCGTGACTCAGCAACCGACCTTCTCCCTAGATGGCAAACCCGTTTATGTCTTGCGCGACGGTGAATGGCGCGAAGCTCGCTTGATGGGTTGGAATTGGAGTCGTCATGGCGGAGAGCGCTATAAAGTTCTCTATTTGGAGGATAATCGTATCGAACAAAGTGTAGCGCGCGATCGCGTCCGTTCCTTAAAGGAGTCTCAACAGGCGGGAATTGCGACTAATGTTTACGATCTCTCCAGTTCGACAGGAGTCGAGCAAATGCTCGCCGCACACAACCAATTGCGTGCAAACGTCAATGTTGCTCCCCTGCGATGGTCGCCGCAACTGGCGAGTTACGCCCAAGAATGGGCAGAAAAACTCCTGCGGGAGGATAAATTTGAACACCGCTCTAACTCCTCCTACGGCGAGAATTTAGCCTTTGCTGGCGGTCAGCAATTTAGTCCCCAACGAGTTGTTGAAATGTGGGGAAGCGAAGCGAGGGACTACAACTATGCCACCAATCGCTGTGCAACGGGAAAAGTCTGCGGTCACTACACCCAAATCGTCTGGCAAAATACAACGGAAGTGGGGTGCGGGATGGCGCGCGGAAATAATAAAGAGATTTGGGTTTGCAACTACAATCCTCCTGGTAATTTTCGGGGACAGAAGCCTTATTAA
- a CDS encoding PKD domain-containing protein has translation MKDFWKKTPTHFLSVTTLTLFATLTAPAQATTLTGFETDGGDMGGMQITVNLFDGTSQSAIWNATGGSSGGAFGSGWALTQSGNTFGSFDNPWNFSYSGGSSVAALIIDAIPGNTVFDIFPDVRGPRQTPGSADGWAFETDFGLGPSRHNYDVPIDISNGDLFGRLSLFWDGGFRGNMGFLADTDSGTTFDPVRPRNPVPPPPPPPVPPNTPPSLVGLNIPRIFEGQSATAFLSANDPNPQPLSFFLNGGFVGTDPRTTGTRSVATGLGFFADNGVHSYTAQAQDVTGAISNAIAQNLIVENVAPTLTNFSLSSNVINEGDLATAFLSATDPGADSLAFFLNGAHIATDGTLSGTRNATHNLGIFNDEGTFTFTAQSQDKDSAFSNLANQTLTVLNVAPTITQLTEPLRVKRHTLFDFFADATDPGINDLLSFDWDLNGDGLFDDFMGQSGQFSFAKPGLYDVKVRVSDGDGGVTVGSFTVESVPEPGTGLGLLVFGIVGTGAIAKHKRRKKLHN, from the coding sequence ATGAAAGACTTTTGGAAAAAAACGCCAACCCACTTCCTCAGTGTGACGACTCTTACGCTGTTCGCCACCTTAACCGCTCCCGCTCAAGCAACGACCCTCACCGGATTTGAAACCGATGGTGGGGACATGGGAGGAATGCAAATCACAGTCAACCTCTTTGATGGCACGTCCCAAAGTGCCATTTGGAATGCAACCGGAGGCTCTTCTGGGGGCGCATTTGGGAGCGGTTGGGCCCTTACGCAATCCGGCAATACCTTCGGTTCCTTTGATAATCCTTGGAACTTCAGTTACTCCGGGGGAAGCAGCGTTGCTGCGCTAATTATCGATGCCATTCCCGGCAATACCGTCTTTGACATTTTCCCCGATGTCAGGGGACCGAGGCAAACCCCTGGCTCGGCAGATGGGTGGGCATTTGAAACCGACTTTGGTCTTGGTCCGAGCCGCCACAACTATGACGTTCCCATCGACATCTCCAACGGCGATTTGTTTGGGCGACTTTCCTTATTCTGGGATGGCGGATTCCGGGGAAATATGGGTTTCCTTGCCGATACCGATAGTGGAACAACTTTTGACCCCGTTCGACCGAGAAATCCCGTTCCGCCGCCGCCTCCACCGCCCGTTCCCCCGAATACTCCCCCTTCCCTGGTTGGGTTAAATATCCCCCGAATTTTTGAGGGACAATCGGCAACCGCCTTTTTATCGGCGAACGACCCCAACCCCCAACCCCTCTCCTTTTTCCTCAATGGCGGCTTTGTGGGAACCGACCCCAGAACGACGGGAACTCGCTCTGTAGCGACGGGTTTAGGGTTTTTTGCGGATAATGGGGTACATTCCTATACCGCCCAAGCGCAGGATGTCACGGGTGCAATCAGTAACGCGATCGCGCAAAATTTGATTGTAGAGAACGTTGCCCCCACCCTCACCAACTTCAGCCTATCGAGCAATGTTATCAACGAAGGCGACCTCGCCACCGCCTTTCTCTCGGCCACCGACCCTGGAGCCGATTCCCTGGCATTCTTCCTCAACGGCGCTCATATTGCTACAGATGGCACGCTATCCGGCACGCGCAATGCCACCCACAACCTGGGGATTTTTAACGACGAAGGCACCTTCACTTTTACTGCTCAATCCCAAGACAAGGACAGTGCATTTAGCAATCTCGCTAACCAAACCCTCACGGTGCTGAACGTCGCACCCACCATTACCCAACTCACCGAACCCTTAAGAGTCAAACGCCATACCCTCTTTGACTTTTTTGCCGATGCCACCGACCCCGGTATTAACGACCTACTCAGCTTCGACTGGGATTTGAATGGCGACGGTCTATTTGATGACTTTATGGGTCAATCCGGTCAATTCTCCTTCGCTAAACCGGGCTTATACGACGTGAAGGTGCGCGTTTCCGATGGCGATGGCGGCGTTACCGTTGGCTCCTTCACCGTTGAATCCGTACCCGAACCCGGCACTGGGTTGGGGTTATTGGTGTTTGGTATTGTAGGAACTGGGGCAATCGCGAAACACAAACGCCGCAAAAAGCTTCATAATTGA